One genomic window of Deinococcus sp. QL22 includes the following:
- the rho gene encoding transcription termination factor Rho: protein MTSPHDHAPLPFHQLQQKILPELHLIAAQSDIAHYRKFNQQALILAIMERQANRDGQVLARGILDISADGYGFLHSDLLDPASRSVLVTAGVIKQFHLRTGDDVIGRARKPHENERYGSLIQVEAVNGIDPEAAHRRPRFDGLTPTFPDVQLVLEEPGMDDDLSLRVVDLLVPIGRGQRALIVAPPKAGKTTLLKKIANSITRNYPDVTVMVLLVDERPEEVTDFRESVQGAQVIASTFDESPERHLRVAEFVHERALRIVEEGGHVVILLDSITRLARANNLVTPSTGRTLSGGLDSNALHWPKKFLGAARNIRGGGSLTILATALVETGSRMDDVIFEEFKGTGNAELVLSRRLEERRIFPSIDILKSGTRREELLLQPEVLKKMWLMRKVISDLDPTDAMEMLLGRIGKTRNNVEFLNAIVTA, encoded by the coding sequence ATGACGTCGCCCCACGACCATGCTCCCCTCCCTTTCCACCAACTCCAGCAGAAGATTCTTCCTGAACTGCACTTGATTGCCGCCCAGAGCGACATTGCTCACTACCGGAAGTTCAATCAGCAGGCTTTGATCCTGGCCATCATGGAGCGGCAAGCGAACCGTGACGGGCAAGTGCTGGCCCGCGGCATCCTGGACATCAGTGCCGATGGCTACGGCTTCCTTCATTCCGATCTGCTCGACCCCGCCTCCCGCAGCGTGCTGGTCACGGCAGGCGTCATCAAACAGTTTCACCTGCGAACCGGCGACGACGTCATCGGCCGCGCCCGCAAACCCCATGAAAACGAGCGTTACGGTTCGCTCATTCAGGTGGAGGCTGTCAACGGTATCGATCCCGAGGCTGCGCACCGGCGTCCCCGCTTCGACGGCCTCACGCCGACCTTCCCCGATGTTCAACTCGTGTTGGAAGAACCTGGTATGGATGACGACTTGAGCTTGCGTGTCGTGGATCTGCTGGTACCGATTGGTCGAGGCCAGCGTGCCCTGATCGTCGCGCCGCCCAAAGCAGGCAAGACCACCCTGCTCAAAAAGATCGCCAACTCCATCACTCGCAACTATCCAGACGTCACCGTGATGGTGCTGTTGGTCGATGAACGCCCCGAAGAAGTCACCGACTTCCGCGAAAGCGTGCAGGGCGCACAGGTGATCGCGTCCACTTTCGACGAATCACCTGAACGGCACCTGCGGGTGGCCGAATTCGTGCATGAACGCGCTCTGCGCATCGTGGAGGAGGGCGGTCACGTCGTCATTTTGCTCGATTCCATCACCCGCCTCGCCCGCGCCAACAACCTCGTGACGCCCTCCACTGGGCGCACCCTCTCAGGGGGGCTGGATTCCAACGCGCTGCACTGGCCCAAGAAATTCCTGGGCGCGGCGCGCAACATCCGTGGAGGCGGCAGCCTGACCATCCTGGCCACGGCCCTGGTCGAAACCGGCAGCCGCATGGACGACGTGATCTTTGAAGAATTCAAAGGCACCGGCAACGCAGAACTGGTGCTCAGCCGCCGCTTGGAAGAACGGCGTATTTTTCCGTCGATCGACATCCTGAAATCGGGCACCCGCCGCGAGGAATTGCTGCTGCAGCCTGAAGTCCTGAAAAAGATGTGGCTGATGCGCAAAGTCATCAGCGACTTGGATCCCACTGACGCGATGGAAATGCTGCTGGGGCGTATAGGCAAGACCCGCAACAATGTCGAGTTTCTGAACGCCATTGTCACTGCTTAG
- a CDS encoding helix-turn-helix transcriptional regulator, which yields MTVPSEGKNGHRTQCSEKLIAPGSTQKDTVAELTIYNRLSVLRAEHHLSRQDLANILGVNYQTIGSLERGDYHPSLEVALRLSEHFQVAIEAIFSRCPFQPLSQTVYAPFK from the coding sequence ATGACTGTACCAAGTGAGGGAAAGAACGGACACCGAACTCAGTGCTCGGAAAAGCTTATCGCGCCGGGCTCAACTCAAAAAGACACGGTGGCAGAGCTGACCATCTACAACCGCCTTTCCGTCCTGCGTGCCGAGCACCATCTTTCCAGACAGGATCTCGCGAATATCCTGGGCGTGAACTACCAGACCATTGGCTCTCTAGAACGCGGCGACTACCACCCCAGCCTCGAAGTGGCCCTGCGCCTGAGTGAACATTTTCAAGTGGCTATCGAAGCCATCTTCTCCCGCTGTCCTTTTCAGCCCCTCTCGCAGACGGTCTACGCCCCGTTCAAGTGA
- a CDS encoding fucose isomerase: MTTAFPLTQAYLVASGDMRLAANQQCWPAQVQMETQLTQALAALGLQVTRAHGLDPHEQHGFISSQRMGMNVFRQIPKDAPVIVAEAVWQYSHHVLAGLRAHRGPILTVANWSGEWPGLVGLLNLNGSLTKMGVPYSTLWSENFQDDFFISLLRSWVESGQVNHDRSHVRPFEAQGVAAADRILGGNLAQALLERQVILGIFDEGCMGMYNAVIDDELLNPLGVYKERLSQSALYAEMQRVSNEDAQATLDWLLARGMTFAWGNDPATELTRAQTLGQLKMYVAAVRIAAQFGCDAIGIQYQQGLKDLAPASDLAEGLLNNPERPPVHDLRTGEVLYGGQALPHFNEVDEGAAVDGLLTQQVWTALGLDPSNTLHDLRWGEDYEGRFVWVFMISGAAPASHFTGGYAGASSERQPPMFFAQGGGTLKGESRPGDLVWSRVYVQGGRLHIDLGLGQAVALPEAEVQRRWALTTPQWPIMNAVLEGVSRDQMMAQHQANHIQVAYTPSREIALSALNVKATLFDALGVEVHLCGL; encoded by the coding sequence ATGACCACTGCATTTCCTTTAACCCAAGCCTACCTGGTCGCCAGCGGCGACATGCGCCTTGCCGCCAACCAGCAATGCTGGCCCGCCCAGGTTCAGATGGAGACGCAACTGACCCAAGCGCTGGCGGCGCTGGGCCTGCAGGTCACTCGGGCCCATGGCTTGGATCCTCACGAACAACACGGCTTTATTTCCTCACAGCGGATGGGCATGAATGTGTTCAGGCAGATTCCCAAGGACGCTCCGGTGATCGTGGCAGAAGCCGTATGGCAATACAGTCACCATGTTCTGGCTGGCCTGCGCGCTCACCGAGGACCCATTCTGACGGTGGCCAACTGGAGTGGGGAGTGGCCTGGCCTGGTGGGCCTGCTCAACCTCAATGGCAGCCTGACCAAGATGGGTGTGCCGTACAGCACGCTCTGGAGTGAGAATTTTCAGGACGATTTTTTCATCTCTTTGCTGCGGTCGTGGGTCGAGTCAGGTCAGGTGAACCATGACCGCTCGCATGTCCGGCCCTTTGAGGCGCAGGGCGTCGCTGCGGCTGACCGCATCTTGGGAGGCAACCTGGCCCAAGCCCTCCTGGAGAGGCAGGTGATCCTGGGTATTTTCGACGAAGGGTGCATGGGCATGTACAACGCCGTTATTGACGATGAACTGCTCAACCCTCTGGGCGTGTACAAGGAACGCTTGAGCCAGTCCGCCCTGTACGCTGAAATGCAGCGGGTCTCCAATGAAGACGCGCAGGCGACACTTGACTGGCTGCTGGCACGCGGGATGACTTTCGCTTGGGGCAACGATCCAGCCACCGAACTGACGCGCGCCCAGACACTCGGGCAGCTCAAGATGTATGTGGCGGCCGTCCGGATCGCCGCGCAATTTGGCTGCGATGCCATTGGCATCCAGTACCAGCAGGGGCTCAAGGATCTGGCACCAGCCAGTGACTTGGCTGAAGGGCTGCTGAACAATCCTGAGCGGCCACCCGTCCACGATCTGCGAACTGGTGAGGTACTGTACGGCGGTCAGGCCCTGCCTCATTTCAACGAGGTCGACGAGGGAGCGGCCGTGGACGGCCTACTAACCCAGCAGGTGTGGACTGCTCTGGGTCTAGACCCCTCCAATACCCTGCATGACTTGCGGTGGGGCGAGGATTACGAAGGAAGGTTCGTCTGGGTCTTCATGATTTCCGGCGCTGCCCCCGCCTCCCATTTCACAGGTGGGTACGCAGGTGCGTCGAGTGAACGTCAGCCCCCAATGTTTTTTGCTCAGGGCGGCGGGACACTCAAAGGTGAGAGCCGACCGGGTGATTTGGTCTGGTCGCGGGTTTACGTTCAGGGGGGCCGGTTGCACATCGACCTGGGACTCGGTCAAGCTGTGGCACTGCCGGAAGCAGAGGTGCAGCGTCGGTGGGCGCTCACCACTCCCCAGTGGCCGATCATGAACGCAGTTCTGGAAGGCGTCAGCCGCGATCAGATGATGGCTCAGCATCAGGCCAACCACATCCAGGTGGCCTACACTCCCAGCCGGGAAATAGCCCTGAGCGCCCTGAACGTTAAGGCGACCCTTTTCGACGCTCTAGGCGTTGAGGTTCACCTCTGCGGGCTGTAG